In the Augochlora pura isolate Apur16 chromosome 7, APUR_v2.2.1, whole genome shotgun sequence genome, GAATTTGATAAATGCGAGCTTACTCTGAAcgaattatcgaaattaatggTAAAATACGATGATGCGAAAACCCGGCTACGGAAAAAATGTAAAGTACGTAGATTCATAGTAATATATACACATCAGTTTCTGACACATTTCTGATAGAACCATTATATTTAAGATGTTAGTTGAGTTTCGGCAAGAAATATCATCGTTGACGCAGAAATTGGAAAGTCTGTCAgaagaaaacataaaaaacaaGCTTGTTTTAGAAGAATATCGAAACTTGATTGAATCTTTGACAAAGCAGCTTTCTCAAGGTGTGGTTGATGAAACACACagtcaaaaattattagaagataGCGATCAATCTAAGGCCAAACTAGATATAAAGATAGAGGATTATGAAAGACTTATTAATGAAGTTCAAAAAGAACTTTTACATACTAAGAGTAATTATAACAAGTGTATGAAAGTACGTAGAGTTTCGTAATCTTGCAATTGCACAGCACCATAAATTTTAACCATTTCAACTTCTTTAATTCCTTAAAAGTCTTGTCGCTCACGTAGTTTAGGTTTCTTAAAACATGGCAATTTATTCTGtcacattatattattcttgcaGTACTGGAACGTACATGTTGCGAAAATCATGGAACTGGAGCTCAAACTTGAAACCGTAAAAGAACTTGAGCAtcaaatagaagaattaaataagaagTTGGAAATATGTCAAGATGAGAAGGAACATCTGCAAAAGTTattagatgaaaataattataagctCTTGGAATGTGAGGAACGTTTGGAAAGTGCAAAGGATATAGAACAGGAGAAAGATGCCGAAATATTGTCGCTTCAACAAGgtcagatatatatatttatagttgagtaagtaattataaatgttaccTCTGTagtgaagaaaaagaaaatttgccATTATTCCAGAAATGAAACTTCTAATTCAGAAAACGGATGTTGCTGACAGCGACGAAAATCTTATGGAAGTAGAgatgaaaaatacaataaaagaattgaCAGAAACAAAACATAAACTTTCTCAAAGTGAAGAACATATTGAAAACTTAAAGTCACGTGTTAAAGCATATGAACAAAATGCCAAGATTTTGGAACTTCTTCAACAAAGTACTCAAGAGAGGCAAATAGAAAATGACAGGTTACGGAATATGAATGAAGAACTAAAGAATAGTTTGATTGAGAAGGAACGGGAAATGGaagcatttatgaaaaataggGATGAGATGGTTTCCAAATATGAGACATTAGTAAGGAATCAACAAGAGGATTTAGAGAAACAAAAACAAGTAACACTTcctcattaaaaattgtttaataaaatttaatgcttACGAGTAAGTTGTACATAATGATACTTCTTTTATAGACAACAGTACATCATGTTAAAATGAAAGGCCGTTACGAAGACGCGTCAGAGGATGAAGTGATAACAAGAGAACGTAGGACAAGGCGGCCACTGAGAAAATATTCTCCTACCTCAGATGATGTATCCATAATCGAACTACCTGGTTCAGAGACTAAGTATGAACATAAGCGTTATTGTATACATTGGACTAGATGAAGAGGTTCTGAACAGAACATTCTTCATAAACATACCTGGactatatttccatttttataactacatactcgttttatttcgtcggCTTCCTGTACTTCTTCTTAATAGAGTGAATCAAAAAAGGCAAATAAATGCAAAGAACTTTTTCGTTTTACTATTGTATAACTATGAGTTCTTGGCATGGTAGTTCGAACAAATGTTATTCAAAACGTATTCAAAATGTTATTACTTAACCTTAGGCGGAGTGATAAACGTACTGTGCTTCCACCTCCCACGGAGTCTCTTTCGgacagaagaaaaaatatccgtaaaaaaaaattatacgtgACAGAAGATGAATCTTTTCATGATATTGAACCAGTCGAGGTaaatttgtatgaaataattttaataactccatagattattaatatattttttatttttttcagtgTACAGTAACAAGTACGCCTACAGAAGTGAAAACTCGTAGTTTAAGATCCAAACGAAAATGATAACTATGAAAATCAAAGAAGCGGAATGATCACAGCATTGGTGACTTTGTACAAAAGAATATGTTTACAATGCAAGATACGCATGCAATCTGtgatatttctcttttattatctgtaatttaaGGGATACTGTAAGATGAATAATTGAAACCAGTATTTTtgtatcattaaattattgtctacatcaaaataatatattttttaagtactGCTTGGCTTTCCATGTTTATTCAACCACGTGCTTGAAGATTCAAGGTGTTACGTGGACACTGTGCTATAATTTATCCCAGTACTTATCAACTGTGATAGTCAGTACTCGATGTAAGGGATTACGTTTAGTCAAAAGTTGGAAAATATGGTGTTTTATAGAAACcttttattactaaatatattttttacttaaaaatatacagaaatatataagttGTTATGCTAGTCCTCTGGAGGGCTTTCTGAGCAAAACAAGTCTCACATACTGGAATAGATGAAAACACGAAAATGTGAGCAAAAGAAGGATAGTTGTATAGGCTCTGCTCACCCGCTGCAATGTGAGGCTCAATATATCCCATAGTAGGAACACATtcatatatacacatacagTAATGATTCAGTTAATGTCGCCAAGTAGGAATCGAAAGTCGTCACGAACTGAATCCGAAGACATGATTATCGATCCTCACGGCTCGCCTTTGTAGTTGGGGACATCtcataaaagagagagatggaacGAGACTCGAGGCGAACGAAATTACATTGTAACCTGAGAGGCAGCCGCCGCATGCCGGTGTAGATTACTATGAATACATACATTTTAACGCTAACATAAAAACGATTacttaactttcttatttccaattttttatacatgaaaatttttttaatatattggtcagatttttccaattaaaatgataccaaacACGACATATTTTACgccgtatttattcattatacgaatcaagtattttattttatttacgaagaaAAGCGTTAAAAAAACcaattcgtaattataaaagaagtattaaagacaATGCTACATATGGTATTGTGTAATTCGAGCGACAGCAAGTGTAGACTTCTCTACACGCCATCGGCCACACGGTCGTGACCGCAAGTGAATCAAATCGTCTCGCGTTCGCGACAGGAACTGCAGAGATCGCGCCGACTTCGACGCGGTAGGTTTTGAGatggcttcgatttcgagacattCAGAATTCTACGCGTTTGACGGAAAGTGTGGcggaacaatttattgtattttttccatcaatCCTGGAATTTGAAGGGGCCTTGGAGTAAGCATGGTTGAACAGTGAGAAGCTGTTTAGATACGAGCTCCTTGAAACTCAGCACCGATAACGCAAAAGATGGTTTGCAGATTCATAGAAAGATggtttaattgctaattattaataaattggtaattttctatgggaaatcgtccaggtcaacCTCCTACGGTTtcggtaccgtcgcgtactcgaCCAAGATGACCCTTCGGATTATCCCGGTTTACGGCACGTCCTGCCTGTAGGCTTTTTCGAAATGctattatgaaattctcttagaaatcttaactttgtGACACGTCACGGTTATTGAAGAAAACGGTAAAACTATGTCATgtttagtctcattttaatcaaaaaattatcagcaatatgttaaaaagaaattcagttttaaaatcttaaaattaaaaaagttttgttatagtattatgagttgtcttccgggaattagagtcaaaggagccgcggcgcgtgACGCAGCACACGTGTTCATCGACTCCGTCGAACCTCATCATCGGCgtagcgaagaaatcgataaattacagtggcgtagCAATAGCACTGCGACAGGAGTAGAATCGAAAAGTTGCGACAGATATCGAACCATTACTGCGAAGACTGTGTTGACTCACCCTTTCTTTGTTTGGAATACTTCAATACGGCACATCGTAATGTGCGCAcataataaatctatatttcatgtataaataagactatttttaaatgttttataccGCATTCATTTCTTCACACAATATTGACActagtttaaattatatatatttctattaattatataaaatttttatgcaatttgtaCGGAGGATATAAGTAGCCCCATCGAAGTCCGTAAATGATAtcgtaatttacaaaataagtCCATCTCCGAATAGAATTCAGCAACTAATTTGCAAAGGTATGCTATTGATAAAGAGCCCCGTTAAAGGATATATGGGATTTGTTTATTTCAgaaatgtaaacaattttattaatatgaaacTCACCTATTTAGTTATAAATCCCTGTCATGCTCGGAGGATAGTCCATTGATCTCTTACAATGTATGATGAACGCTACAACTGATCTGTATACAACCGTTACATGATTGTTAAAAAAACAGTTGAAATTCGCTTGCAGGAAAACGAAGTACACATATTGTCGGCCACCGTACAGTATTCCGCAGTTTTTTCTGCGAGACTTATTAAgggttattaatattgttaaaacaatattttttcaagagTAGCCAACGGCGACTACgaggcactaagagggttaaattctTCAACGCTCGATTAATGGCACGCTGAAAGATCGCAGGTTCGTTTGACTCACAATATCCGTCTGGAATCATACACGCAGTTTTCTCAACAGAATATTCTGCTTATTGGGATTTGGTAAAATCCAGATTGCCATATCtaatgttgtaaaatatttacccTTATTCAAACAATCTAATTTTCTTTGATCAACGGTGGCGGATAGCGATGCTTAGgagacatttttctatacgtCACTATCATATACACATCAAGCTGTGTCCGAGCATGTCGTGGATCTATAACTAAATgggtgaatttattattaagtttattattatatctaatttCATATTAGACCTAGGAAATGACATGAAGAAGGTACAGGATAGAGGAGTTGTAGTGAACAAGCAAAAGATAAGAGGCaatgaaagaaacaataaGACAGTTCAAGAAGTATGTAGGGAAAAAAGATTTAAcggttaatattaaaaagtctaTGGTGATGATGTatgaaagaagaaacaatGGAAGGAGAAGAAAGGAGTGGAAATGGGAGATGAAAATTTGgaggaaataaaaacaatgagACATCCGAGACATGTATTACAGAATAATGGGAGATCTAAGGAGCATGTGCTAGACACAATAAGAAGGGCAACAGTTGCAATGAAGAATACATGGAGCATTGGGAAATGTGGTACCATATGAGGCAGAGATCTTAGAGTGGGGGCTAGATAATAGATTTGATGTAATAAAAGGAAGATATTCAAAGTGGATTTTGGGGCTGAGTAGAATAGATGACCTAACTACACTATAAGAAACAAAGGAAGAAGAGATGAAAGTGAAAGCTACAAAAAGAGCAGTGAATTATGAAGAACTAGCAAGGATATTAAGGAAGAGATTCATGGAAGAATGCTTGAGAAAGACGAgaaaaaatctataataactGGGAGGAAATTAgcaaaaaagtgaaaaagaagTTAAACCTTAAGAGGGGCGAGATGGAAAGAATAAGAAATTGAGAAAGTGGGACTATAGTACAGATAGCAGGTATGCAGAAAAGTAAAGAGTTTAAATATAATGACAATTAGAggagtatataaatgaaatcaaagtATCTAATAGTAGAGTAAACAGGGAAGAGAGAAGTTTTACTACCAGATACAAATGTGGTAACGAGTTCAAGGAATATCGGAGACAATCGGAAGATAAAGTATGTAGGGTTTgcaaagaagaagaggagacaATAAATCATGTGTTGTACAGATGTAAGAGAGTGGGTGAAATATGGgcaatggaaaaatttttaCGTAGAGCAGGAGAGGGATTGAAGGAGATGAAGAGAATAGGGAGGAAGAAAAGACAAAGGGCAGCAAGGAATGAAGGAAAGCGGAGTGAGTAGAGTgatgaaaagagaaagaaaaacaatgtAACAGACAACTAACGATGAACAAAGAAATCAGGACTAGAATCAAAGAGGAGGTACGAAATAGGTATAAGTCCTCATGGTTTGTCACAGGGATTTAGAGAATGCGTAAGAATATTAGTGTATGTCAAATCAAGCCAACTGCTGAATATATTagtatttgttttaaaataagtataaGAAAAAGTATCAATAGATGTAAaggtatatatttaaaaaatgtaggGCAAAAGTCATTGTAAGccttgcaataaaaattataataaaatcgttatatTAATCTTATATTTTGATCTGTTTATAAAACTATGGAAACGTGTTGGAAATCATAGAActgaaaaacaataaataaactacatttgtggaaaaataatttaatggaaattaatataaactatacaaaaaatacattaatttttaattaaagtttaataCCTTAACTGTTTATTCAGGATTCTCTGTAGATTCTTTACTTGATTGgagatatatttgttttagaagaatatatatatcctCTGGGGATATATGTAACGTCAGAAGTTCCATTATCACtctaaagaaacaatttagtAAAACTAATAGCATTCATAGCATTTGATTTATAATAGcgatatattaaacaaaagaaaatacaaaaatatatataaataaaaccatTGAATGTCattatacttataaatatttaccgatAGACTCCTGGAACTGATGAAACCCCTGCTAATTCTGCTAGAGCCATTAATTCTACTTGATGGGTTTCAGGTAATGACATTCTATCCATTAAAGATGtgaaacaatgtaaaaatataacacttataaaacagaatttcttttttcagttAACGTATTTCTTCTTGTCAATGTATACCATGGATATCTAACATATAATAATGGAACATACTTCTGGATGCTTTTCTTACTCTCGTGGTGCGCACATCCTcaccattttactgcgcatTCCATTTGCAGTGGATCCTATCTCAGCAGTAAATGGTTAATCAATCcgagtaaagaaaatttctataccCATTTTTGCTAACGTATTATACTGCGGCCGGGAGCTATGCaggaaaaattcgattactattgttacgttatcacgtttcatgagcgacgcgaacatagTCACAAGTTTATATTACGACCGCGCTATTAGACTATACGCTTTCAATTAATGGCGACAAGAGGAAAGTTCGaatgtaaatacaaatttatatcgtatatttatatagagatacAGTATCGgccgagaggaataactgagaatatgtaaggagataatgagagagttcccacgaaattcttcgttgagccttttttttatctagcGATACTAATCGAGGAATGTAGAGAAAGTCACCTAGCCTCTCGTAAGACCCTCTACGATTTCACGTGAACTAGAGGAGTCACAATAGCAAACCCGGATCTCTCAAGTACAGAACGTCGTAAATCTTTAGACAAGGACTTCTCGAAACCCTctctgacctctctctcttactcagtcctcgagccgaaatcttcgcgcgcggcacaccACCACAAtgttcgtttcggcgggcttttCACCCCTGCGCGCTCGACTCCCGTGCACTCCCACCCGCATGCGTACTGTCGAACCACCAACCATGTTCGAGCTGCAACCGGAAGACGGATCGGCCGACAAATCAACGTCTAGCAAATTCACCAGCGCCCagctaattttcctattggctAAAGAAGGAGGGAAGGAAAAGAGGCTGGAAGAAAATGCAGAACTCCACAGAAAACCtcagattttattcgacagtcaaagaaagtaCATCTTAGAGctctataaataaagtacCTTTTGCTTAAAGTATTCAGAGTTTGTACATCTCCCTACAACCTTTCACGAGCAGAGCGGTTCAGCGTTCCACGGGCATCCGAACAACACCGAATTCCCTACATCAAACAATCCAGACCGCAACAATAGTGTTACGGTCTGAATTGTTCAGTGTAGGGAATTCGGTATGGTTCGGATGCCCGTGGAGCGCTGAACCGCTCTGCTCGTGAAAGATTGTAGAGAGATACAATACAAACTCTGAATACTTTAAGCAAACGgtactttatttatagagTTCTGAGATGtactttctttgactgtcgaATTAAATCTGAGGTTTTCCGTGGAGTTCTGCATTTTCTTCCAGCTTCttctccttccttccttcttagCTAATAGGAAAATTAGCTGAGCGCTGATGAATTCGCTGGACATTGATTTGTCGGCCGGTCCGTCTTCCGGTTGCAGCTCGAAGGTAGTTGGTGAAATTTTCGCGCGCAGCAAACCACCACTTCGTTCGTTTCCGCGGGCTTCTTACTatgttgattttatttagcaaatgattatataataattaagacgCAGCTCTGTTGCTTTTGTTTACGTGTTaatgttaaaacaaaaaataaaaagttaagtATGAAAATgtgttcaattatattaaattatctgtATTTTTCCATATTCATCATATGTCTATAATTATGTACAATGTATTtacttacaaaataaatatatactattacGCATAGCCAGactcaattatatattacattctttTTCTAACTATGAAatcattattacattttaatgaaatgaaaatagcttTGATATAAGATTTTTTACGAGATTTAAAACCAAAACAAttgattatattctttaaattacaattaatttatgctTATCTATTTTTACTACAATTTTCACTAATTAAACGGAGAAACTTTCTCCGCATCCACATGTTCCTTTAATATTTGggttgttaaaaatgaactCAGAACTTAATTTAGATTCTATGTAGTCCATTTCTGTACCCAGTAAAGATAATTGTGCTTTCTTgtcaattataattctaacTCCATCTTGAACAACTTCTTCATCGAGTTTGGACTTTTCTTTAGCATAATCAAGAGTGTAACTGAGACCGTTACACCCTCGCTGTTTCACACCAACCTTCAGACCtatctgaaaaataaaatatcgtcttTATACAGACTgtaagattaattaatatatcttaaaaattgtttctataaaCTGAATACAACTTCTGTTTAGAGGACACAGCACCAATGGTCTTCATCTTGACATATGTTGTTAAATTCATGATTCTGAGTAGCACCTGAAAGGTTGTAGTTAGTGATCTTGGttttcaaaaatgtaaaattgaacaACATTACTCCCATACTAtgatacataatttatttttcaaatctaaaatgTATCAAAAAACTGGGATAGTATTTTTGTGTAATAATCCAAAgtattccataaaaatattttttcttaactGTGCACTTTGTCAAAAAATTAGATtcgattcataaaaattacatttataatatatatataacttaaCTTCTCTATGAGCAACAATTATTAACTAGAACTTCTCAGATATTACATAGTATCATGACCTTGATAAAATATGTCAACATGAAGGTCAATGTGTCTGTATCTCTTAAACAGATGTTTTACCACAAACTATTgattttgtcatttttgttttaaatagtaatctatttttattttaaccaacCTTGTATGAACTATTTTATGTTATGATCAATAGTTTGTTATGACATGtcattataaaactataagaaataaaaatatgtacatataaacataatttactCACataattctctttattttccaaTAGTTCCTTAATCTTTTTTACTGCATTTGATGTCTGTaacaaaaagaattataatacatatgtaattccgaaaagaatgataaattaatgttagtgataaaaataatgttatcagAATTATACACATATTGGCtttgtagtataatataaaagacctacaatgtaatacaaaattatagttatagaatagattaattttaacgttACGTTACAATTTCATCACATTGCATGTTCTAATTCACATTACATCTAACCTATAATACAAGAGATTTTATAGTAGAATGATATTGTGACAGAAAACGATCACGTAACACAATCTTGTACCTTTTACAGTCATAGTTTGTCATTATATTAAACTTACTTAACATTcttaatagttattttaagtaactgtgtcatgtttcaaatataaagacaatatatacaacatttaaaatactttatagtctattattatgatatacaatactttatattagaaacgaaagtaataGTTCTCTTAACCTTGTATTCTAGAATCCATAGATTTTAGCAactttagtaataatattgatgaAAACTAAAgacattaatttatgtatacgACAACCTAAATTACCAGATGCTTATTATCCACTCACTAAAGTAAGCGCCGCTCTGGTGGGGAGAATTCTCCTGCTTTTGACAGCACGAACTGTCGCTGTAGCGACCACGTTAGATGCCATCTTggttttaatctattttaatttggtGGCCCTCCGCTATGATAATCATATGGCATGCATGATAGTGAACACTCGTGAACTTGGTAAATGAGAAAATGTCATGATTGCAAGGTTGAAGTCATTGTCAATTCAATCAAATAAACCGCATAAAATGCGGctattatgaataaaatgagttttaatacattatatagaCGTTTCTGTGACAAAGGATAACATTGCAGGAtattatgaaagaaaatagGTTAAAATAGATTGAAACTGTATCGCTGCGTCGTGCGCATATCGACCTAGAGTAGGGTTGCTTGCTACCGAAAGATAGGACAACAGCATTATAGAAGAGAAAGGTTGAGGAAGGGGGatgatgtttttattaaaaattaactacgTGCGACGACGCATGTGCAGGTCATCTATCAGGTAAACATTATAAAACTATCTGCAGCTCTATGTCGCGTCACCATCgtagtttataattaaaatattcacctGGCAGCTGCCCTGCGCATGCGTCGTATGTGCACTGGTTCATCAGTTCATCTGGCATTTGCCATTGCGCCTACATTTGAATGAGACATTGCAcgtcaaattaatatttcgatattaattgaCATATGTGAGATCA is a window encoding:
- the LOC144472642 gene encoding uncharacterized protein LOC144472642, coding for MDRMSLPETHQVELMALAELAGVSSVPGVYRVIMELLTLHISPEDIYILLKQIYLQSSKESTENPE
- the Magr gene encoding iron-sulfur cluster assembly 1 homolog MagR, which produces MASNVVATATVRAVKSRRILPTRAALTLTSNAVKKIKELLENKENYIGLKVGVKQRGCNGLSYTLDYAKEKSKLDEEVVQDGVRIIIDKKAQLSLLGTEMDYIESKLSSEFIFNNPNIKGTCGCGESFSV